A single genomic interval of Terriglobus albidus harbors:
- a CDS encoding aminopeptidase P N-terminal domain-containing protein, translating to MRKPHLAALFLLLAATVAHALDSVPQSEYRQRRIALAEKLKGGAALLFAAEEPQLDFMPYRQDEDFYYLSGWNEPGAALLIISAGPASIDRLGTQIPEHSYREVLFLPARNLVTEKYTGTKMDAATKDVTEKTGFAEVMSMSSLPQVLGSFLAEDRRRASSLFTQTDMPSAHAAVEFTGTTLGNSGLSAKEVRPLLIPQRMVKSDAEIDLLRKAAVASAAAQKAGMKAIRPGVRERTIAGLELAKMLEGGCERPSYAPIVGSGINSTTLHYSSNEATMEKGDVVVIDAACEYSMYASDITRTMPIGGKFTPRQRELYEIVLGAHRAAAAAFVAGKMRLGSVNQRGPEVTDTLDKIAYEYINTHGKDLHGEPLGKYFLHGLGHHVGINVHDPYDPAKPLDKGNVFTIEPGIYIPEEKIGIRIEDTYYVDADGKLVNLTTNLPVDTNSVEAGMR from the coding sequence ATGCGTAAGCCGCATCTTGCTGCCCTGTTCCTTCTGCTCGCCGCCACCGTCGCTCACGCTCTGGACTCCGTTCCTCAGTCCGAGTACCGTCAGCGCCGCATCGCTCTCGCCGAGAAGCTGAAGGGCGGCGCGGCTCTGCTCTTCGCCGCCGAAGAACCGCAACTGGACTTTATGCCGTACCGGCAGGATGAGGACTTCTACTATCTCTCCGGCTGGAACGAGCCTGGTGCGGCTCTCCTCATCATCAGCGCGGGGCCGGCTTCCATAGACCGGCTCGGAACACAGATTCCCGAGCACAGTTATCGCGAGGTCCTCTTTCTGCCGGCCCGCAACCTGGTGACGGAGAAGTACACCGGCACCAAGATGGACGCCGCCACCAAGGACGTCACCGAAAAGACCGGCTTCGCCGAGGTCATGTCCATGTCCTCGCTGCCACAGGTCCTGGGCAGCTTTCTTGCTGAAGATCGCCGCCGTGCCTCCAGTCTGTTCACCCAGACTGATATGCCTTCCGCCCATGCTGCCGTGGAGTTCACAGGGACTACGCTCGGCAACTCGGGACTTTCGGCAAAAGAGGTACGTCCGCTGCTTATTCCGCAGCGCATGGTTAAGTCTGACGCCGAGATCGATCTGCTGCGCAAAGCTGCCGTAGCTTCTGCCGCGGCACAAAAAGCCGGCATGAAAGCCATCAGACCCGGTGTGCGCGAACGCACCATTGCCGGCCTGGAGCTTGCGAAGATGCTGGAGGGCGGATGCGAACGCCCTTCCTATGCTCCCATCGTCGGCAGCGGCATCAACTCCACGACGCTGCACTACTCCTCCAATGAAGCCACGATGGAGAAGGGCGATGTCGTTGTTATCGACGCCGCCTGCGAGTACTCCATGTACGCCTCCGATATCACCCGCACCATGCCCATTGGAGGCAAGTTCACACCGCGGCAGCGGGAACTCTATGAGATTGTCCTGGGAGCCCACCGCGCAGCCGCTGCGGCCTTCGTCGCCGGCAAGATGCGACTCGGCAGCGTCAACCAACGAGGCCCCGAAGTTACCGACACGCTCGACAAGATCGCCTACGAGTACATCAACACCCATGGCAAAGATCTACACGGCGAACCTCTCGGCAAGTACTTCCTGCATGGACTAGGCCATCACGTCGGCATCAACGTACATGATCCCTATGACCCTGCCAAACCGCTCGACAAGGGAAATGTCTTTACTATCGAGCCTGGTATCTATATCCCAGAAGAAAAGATCGGTATTCGCATCGAAGATACCTACTACGTCGATGCAGACGGCAAACTGGTAAACCTCACTACGAACCTCCCCGTTGACACAAACAGCGTAGAAGCGGGAATGAGATAG
- a CDS encoding cellulose synthase family protein: protein MVILAFYGIHRYQLVYLYYKHRKNAAKSSEPPSRFPEDELPFVTIQLPTFNEQYVIDRLIDACCKLDYPRDRFEIQLLDDSTDETKEVAEQIVRRYAEGFPGMPPQPISFHHRENRYGYKAGALDAGLKSAKGELVAIFDADFVPPSDWLTKVIHHFAEPNVGMVQTRWTHLNRNYSFLTQVEAILLDGHFVLEHGGRHRANVFFNFNGTAGMWRRTAIDEAGGWQHDTLTEDTDLSYRAQLKGWHFKYLQDVECPAELPIEMTAFKTQQARWAKGLIQTGKKILPRVLKSDAPFHTKLEAWYHLTANISYPLMIILSTLLMPAMIIRSWQGYIQMLLIDFPLFMASTFSISSFYLVSQKELFPKTWYRTFLYLPFLMALGVGLTITNTKAVMEALFGMKSAFARTPKYRVQKKGEKNKAQKYRKRLGVIPWIELALGCYFAFTVWYAVESENYFTVPFLLLFVLGYWYTGLLSLLQGRFDRLAAGSSSEIHEKPYPVGI from the coding sequence ATGGTGATCCTCGCCTTCTATGGCATCCACCGCTATCAGCTCGTTTATCTCTATTACAAGCACCGCAAGAACGCCGCTAAATCGAGCGAGCCCCCATCGCGGTTCCCCGAGGACGAACTCCCCTTCGTCACCATCCAGCTTCCCACCTTCAATGAGCAGTACGTCATTGACCGGCTGATCGACGCCTGCTGCAAGCTGGATTACCCTCGTGATCGCTTCGAGATCCAGCTTCTCGACGACTCCACCGACGAGACCAAAGAGGTCGCCGAGCAGATCGTCCGCCGTTATGCCGAGGGGTTCCCGGGCATGCCGCCGCAGCCCATCAGCTTCCATCACCGCGAGAATCGCTATGGCTACAAGGCCGGGGCGCTCGATGCCGGCCTGAAGAGCGCCAAAGGCGAACTGGTCGCCATCTTCGACGCCGACTTCGTGCCGCCTAGCGACTGGCTGACGAAGGTGATTCATCACTTCGCCGAGCCCAATGTCGGCATGGTGCAGACCCGCTGGACCCACCTTAATCGAAACTACAGCTTCCTCACCCAGGTGGAAGCCATTCTGCTCGACGGTCACTTCGTTCTGGAACACGGCGGCCGCCATCGCGCCAACGTCTTCTTCAACTTCAACGGCACCGCTGGCATGTGGCGCCGTACCGCCATCGACGAGGCCGGTGGCTGGCAACACGACACACTCACGGAAGACACTGACCTCAGCTACCGCGCCCAGTTGAAGGGCTGGCACTTCAAGTACCTGCAGGATGTTGAGTGCCCTGCCGAGCTCCCCATTGAGATGACTGCCTTCAAGACCCAGCAGGCACGCTGGGCCAAAGGCCTCATCCAGACCGGCAAGAAGATTCTTCCGCGCGTTCTCAAGTCAGACGCTCCCTTCCACACCAAGCTGGAAGCCTGGTATCACCTGACGGCCAACATCAGCTATCCGCTGATGATCATCCTTTCCACGCTGCTGATGCCCGCCATGATTATCCGTAGCTGGCAGGGCTATATTCAGATGCTGCTCATCGACTTCCCTCTGTTCATGGCCAGCACCTTCTCGATCTCCAGCTTCTATCTGGTCAGCCAGAAGGAACTCTTCCCCAAGACCTGGTACCGCACCTTCCTCTATCTGCCCTTCCTGATGGCGCTCGGCGTCGGCCTCACCATTACCAACACTAAGGCAGTGATGGAGGCTCTCTTCGGCATGAAGTCGGCCTTTGCACGCACCCCGAAGTACCGCGTCCAGAAGAAGGGCGAGAAGAACAAGGCACAGAAGTACCGCAAGCGCCTCGGCGTCATTCCTTGGATCGAGCTGGCGCTCGGATGCTACTTCGCCTTCACCGTCTGGTATGCCGTCGAAAGCGAAAACTACTTCACCGTGCCCTTCCTTCTTCTCTTCGTTCTGGGTTACTGGTACACGGGTCTGCTCAGCCTGCTTCAAGGGCGTTTCGACAGGCTGGCAGCCGGCAGCAGCTCAGAGATACACGAAAAGCCGTATCCAGTGGGCATTTAG
- the mqnC gene encoding cyclic dehypoxanthinyl futalosine synthase: protein MGITREQALECFRSDDLIGIGMEADAVRRKLHPHGIVSYIIDRNINYTNFCTEYCTFCAFYRPLKGKLASEGYILDFETIYQKIAETVEMGGTGVLMQGGIHPDLKIEWFESLFRGIKERFPQIWLHCLSASEILAIAEYSELSLRDTIMRLRDAGLQSIPGGGAEILDDEVRHRIARLKCRTEDWVSVHRTAHELGMRTTATMMFGVGETFEQRVNHFEVVRRLQEETGGFTAFIPWSFQPKNTALGGRGWDEATSVEYLKTLAISRMFLDNIENVQSSWVTQGLKVLQMGLRFGGNDVGSVMLEENVVKAAGTANCTTEEELRRIIRDAGFRPVQRDTLYQTMFLN from the coding sequence ATGGGAATCACTCGCGAACAGGCCCTGGAATGCTTCCGCTCGGACGATCTGATCGGCATCGGCATGGAAGCCGACGCCGTACGCCGCAAGCTGCATCCTCACGGCATCGTGAGCTACATCATCGACCGCAATATCAACTACACCAACTTCTGCACGGAATATTGCACCTTCTGCGCCTTCTACCGGCCCCTGAAGGGCAAACTCGCAAGCGAGGGCTACATCCTCGACTTCGAGACCATCTACCAGAAGATCGCCGAAACCGTGGAGATGGGCGGCACTGGTGTGCTGATGCAGGGAGGCATTCACCCCGACCTGAAGATCGAATGGTTTGAGTCCCTGTTCCGTGGCATCAAGGAGCGCTTTCCCCAGATCTGGCTGCACTGCCTCTCCGCCAGCGAAATTCTGGCCATCGCCGAATACTCTGAGCTCTCTCTGCGCGACACCATCATGCGTCTGCGCGACGCAGGCCTGCAGTCCATCCCCGGCGGCGGCGCTGAGATTCTCGACGATGAGGTGCGCCACCGCATCGCCCGCCTGAAGTGCAGGACTGAGGACTGGGTCAGCGTCCACCGTACTGCCCACGAGCTCGGCATGCGCACCACCGCCACCATGATGTTCGGTGTCGGCGAAACCTTTGAACAGCGTGTGAACCACTTTGAGGTCGTGCGCCGCCTGCAGGAAGAGACCGGCGGATTCACCGCCTTCATCCCCTGGAGCTTCCAGCCGAAGAACACCGCTCTCGGCGGCCGCGGCTGGGACGAAGCCACTTCGGTCGAATACCTGAAGACCCTCGCCATCAGCCGCATGTTCCTGGATAACATCGAAAATGTGCAGTCGAGCTGGGTCACGCAGGGACTGAAAGTCCTGCAGATGGGCCTGCGCTTTGGCGGAAATGACGTCGGTTCCGTCATGCTGGAAGAAAATGTCGTGAAGGCCGCTGGAACGGCCAATTGCACCACCGAAGAGGAACTTCGCCGCATCATCCGCGACGCCGGTTTCCGCCCGGTCCAGCGCGACACTCTCTACCAGACCATGTTTCTGAACTAA